The following proteins are encoded in a genomic region of Desulfosporosinus youngiae DSM 17734:
- a CDS encoding LytR/AlgR family response regulator transcription factor, whose protein sequence is MKDKPKKQVKTMGVLKAVLVDDEELGLEQMQYVFKGCNDLKIVGSFSDSETALAEIKVLKPDVLFLDVSMPDKDGFQMAKEIRETGDSGFYPYIVYITAHNEYAWKAFEVEALDYILKPVSKERVYTVVERIKKRIDLSKRVGKGDSTRLREASTTSPNWVAAEERGCIVIIPIAEVHYFSAQGKSTIVYTSRKSLPTDNTLSAIEDKFGARNFFRCHKSYIVNLDYVDRIIPMFNQNYIIKLRDRSEEIPVSRHYSKELKAIFGM, encoded by the coding sequence ATGAAGGATAAGCCTAAAAAACAAGTAAAGACTATGGGGGTTCTGAAAGCGGTCCTGGTGGATGATGAAGAACTAGGTTTGGAGCAGATGCAGTATGTATTTAAGGGGTGTAATGATCTAAAGATTGTCGGCTCTTTTAGTGACTCAGAAACAGCCTTGGCGGAGATAAAGGTGCTGAAACCGGATGTGTTGTTCTTGGATGTATCCATGCCCGATAAGGATGGTTTCCAGATGGCAAAGGAAATCAGGGAAACAGGGGATTCAGGATTTTATCCCTATATTGTCTATATTACCGCCCATAACGAATACGCCTGGAAAGCGTTTGAAGTGGAGGCCCTTGATTACATACTGAAACCCGTATCCAAGGAAAGAGTTTACACAGTCGTAGAGAGAATAAAGAAGAGAATCGATTTAAGCAAACGAGTGGGAAAGGGTGATTCCACCAGGCTAAGAGAGGCTTCAACAACTTCTCCTAACTGGGTCGCGGCCGAAGAAAGAGGCTGTATCGTTATCATTCCCATCGCAGAAGTTCACTATTTTTCTGCCCAAGGTAAAAGCACAATAGTCTATACATCTCGAAAATCACTGCCTACTGATAATACTCTTTCCGCGATTGAAGATAAATTCGGAGCAAGGAATTTTTTCAGGTGTCATAAAAGTTATATAGTGAATCTGGACTATGTGGACAGGATAATTCCCATGTTTAACCAGAACTATATTATCAAACTGAGAGACAGGAGCGAAGAGATACCTGTAAGCCGTCATTACTCCAAGGAATTGAAAGCTATCTTTGGAATGTAG
- a CDS encoding carbon storage regulator — protein sequence MLVLGRKPGEYVMIGEDIMVKVVRSDTGDLRLAIAAPKSTIITRGELYRDQNNSFAVNMPQSGIKD from the coding sequence GTGCTGGTGTTGGGAAGAAAACCTGGCGAATATGTGATGATTGGTGAGGACATCATGGTCAAAGTTGTCAGAAGTGACACAGGTGATTTGAGACTCGCAATCGCTGCTCCTAAAAGTACAATAATTACGCGTGGAGAATTATATAGAGATCAAAATAACTCTTTCGCGGTCAATATGCCCCAAAGCGGGATCAAGGACTAA
- a CDS encoding carbon storage regulator — MLVLGRKPGEYVMIGNDIMVKVVKSDYGDLRLAIDAPKDTPIIRGELFEEQNKPPKTS; from the coding sequence ATGCTGGTGTTAGGCAGGAAACCTGGGGAATACGTGATGATTGGCAATGACATCATGGTTAAAGTCGTCAAAAGTGACTATGGTGATTTGAGATTGGCCATCGATGCCCCTAAAGACACACCTATTATCCGCGGAGAATTATTTGAAGAGCAAAACAAGCCTCCCAAAACCAGTTAG